The Emys orbicularis isolate rEmyOrb1 chromosome 4, rEmyOrb1.hap1, whole genome shotgun sequence genomic sequence gggagtcccagggggcagttagggttggggagcagggggggttggatgggggtgggggttccaggGGGCTGGATAGGGGGCCAGGCCATGCCTCGCAGCCTTCCGTACCCGGCCCTCTATACAATTTCTGTATCCGATGTGGCcctagggccaaaaagtttgcccacccctgctgtatattatggaaaccacttcaagccagtacCTTTGGCCTCCAGTTGCTGCcccagggtgggaagagggggctatactcctgggggaagggGCCAAGGCCCCGGTTTCCAGCTGGCACCTTTGACAGAGTTGGACAATCCACCCGGTGCCTCCCCCGCGGCAGCTGCTGCCCACCCCTCTTGCCCCCTGATTTACGGGAAATCACACCAGGAATCAATCATCCTTAATTTTTAACGGGCCGGGTCCGGAGCCAGCCAATGGGTGCATCCCCTCCaccccatgctccacccccaacCGCTCTCTGTGCCCTGAGTGCCTGGGCTCAGGTCTGGACACTGATCACTCGGAacacagggagcaggtggggctcTGGCTCTGGGGTCAGATATGAGGCAGATTGCAGCCCTTTTTCACCTCTGTCAGCCCTtctcacttctctctctcttctgcatCTGGTGTCTTTTCCTCCCACTCCCTGGCTCAGCCTCTCAGCCCCTGGCTTTCAGCaacggggtggggagctgctgggagtgAACCTAGCATCCACACTGGCCATGTGATGAGAGATTGCGAAAGAGACAGAATGGGAAGACCCAGAGTCCGACACAGAGAGGGGGAGGCAGACGGACGGACGCACAGAGAGAGGTGCGCAGACAGACACAGGGAcaagtggggagggtgggggacagacagacacagaaggGTGGGAAAGACAGACTGagagaggcacagagtggggagacagacacagaagggatggacagacagacaagcagggagatgggggaacaacagacaaagggtgtgGAAGGACAGGCAGGCAAAGAGATGGGGGAGACAGACAGAGTGggaggatggacagacagacatagAGATGTGGGGGACAGACAGGCCCTAAGATGAAGAAACAGACAGGCACAAAGGGAGTggacagatagacagacagagctggggggcagacaGACAGGCATAGAGAGAGTGGATGGACAGACTGAGGGAGTGGACAAACAGACAGATATAGAGATTGGGGGGCAGACAGGCACAGAGGGGGTGAGCAGACAGACATGCAGAGATTGGGGGACAGATAGGCACAGAGTGGGAGTATGAACAGACATAGAGATTGGGGGGCAGACAGGCAGAGAGGGGGTGAGCAGACAGACATGTGGAGACTGGGGGACAGACAGATTGGCACAGAGGGGGTGGCCAGACAGACAGAAGCCGAGGGAGTGCAATGGAAAGGGCATTGGGCGAAGCAGGCTGAGGAGGGGGCACTTTACttcagtggggagggggtgcacctGGGGGTCgcagcctgccccagccaggcccagCACTGTGGGCAGCTGGGCTAGGAGAGAGCAAAGGAGGGCAGGGTTTTCACTGACTTCTGGGCATTGCTTTGGCAGGATTCGTTGCCATGAAGAGCTGGTTGATCCTGGTGTGGTTGGTGATCTTCGCAGGCGTGAGTCCATCCTCCGTGCTGGGGGAGCCTTGTCcttgctggggagtggggagttTAACCCATTGAGTGCTGGAGATGAATGCTCCAAGGATCCTAGGGCTGGAGATACCAGGGAACAAGCACTGATGTCAGTGGCAGCTGTGGGTGACCCACAGCCCTGAAAGTCAGCTCCCGAGTGGGGAGTCAGTGCCTCTTgagtgggcagagctgggctcccaaacAGGAAGTAGCCAGAACCAGGGACTGACCTGAATCACGGATCCTCTGGCCTGGTGCCACCACATGCCCACATGCACCTGCTTTGCCCGGGGCATGGGGTAGGGCTCAGGCCCAGGAAGCCCATAGCAGAGCCTGGCACCAGCTCCATTGCCTGAAATCCCACTCTTCAGACTATAGGGCCAGAGCCAGTGGGCACAGCATAGCATGCTGGGTCTTTGCCCAACTCTGCCCCAATCCTGGCACAGACTGGAGCAGCCTGGGGGTTGCTCTGAGCTATGCCAACTGGTAAGTGCCCATTTGGGAATGGTCAGCGCTCTGGATGTGGAGGATGTTTGGTTTATTAACCCTGCAAAACAATTGGCAAAAACaaccattttctttcatttttgccTATATTTTTTCTGCAAAACCTTTTGGGGTtttattacaaacaaacaaacaaaaaaaggaaaataaattccaTGTTTGGCCACCAAAACTAGAACATTTTCCCAAAATTTGGGGGTTTAAGGCACTGGAAACCCCAAAATTTTCACCTGCTTGGGCAAAAATTTGGGGGTTTATTGAAAATTTTCCACCTGAGATGTTACTTGTTTTCATTGCTGAAAACTGTAACGTTTTCTGACATTTCATTTATTTCAACAAAAACctaaaactggaaaaaatgaTGGTTTTTGGTgactgaaaatgttttgatttctgaCAACTGGAAAGCAAAAAACTTCAGCTAGTTGGACAGAAATATTTGCTTTCACTGAACATTTTCACCTAAGTcctgacatttttcagtttttggtggctgaaaactgaaaaattgggtttttaaCCACCCCCTGTCATCCAAAAATGGAGCTTTCCCCCCATCAGAAAtgccattttgattaaaaagccattttttgttgaaaaaaacattttgaacaaaGAATATTGACCACAGTGGTGTGCTCTGGCCACACCCACTCCCCCAGAGCTCCACCTCCCGGAAACTCCACCTCCTGGGaacttccccccagctctgcctcctggAAACTCCACCTCCTAGGAACTTCCCTATAGCTCCACCCCTTGGGGATTTCCCCACTCAGCTGAATCTCCAGCTGGGGAGATTCAGGCAGTTCCTGAGCAGTAAGGGGCAGTGAATCACCCCTTAGTTGGTACCAGATCCAATCACACCCCTTGGGCCTTGGATCTCGCTTATCTGATGGATCCTTCTCCTTTCCTCTATGGTGTCGGCACAGCAGGATTGGCTGAATGGGGCAGAAGGGGACAAACAGTGCCCTGCTTCCAAGGTCCCCCCACAAGCTGCTGGCCACGACTCCACAGGAGGTAAGGAGGCCAACAATGGGACCCGCCAAGAGGATGTGATTTGTCAAGAAGGCCCTGAGCAGACCGGGGAAGGCCCTGAACAGACCGGGGAAGGCCCTGAGCAGACCGGGAAAGGCCTTGAGCAGACCGGGGAAGGCCTTGAGCAGACCGGGGAAGGCCCTGAGCATACCGGGAAAGGCCTTGAGCAGACCGGGAATGGCCCTGAGCAGACCGGGAATGGCCCTCAGCAGACCGGGAGAGGCCCTGAACAGACCGGGGAAGGCCCTCAGCAGACCGGGAAAGGCCCTCAGCAAACCTCAGGGAAGAGAGTggaggatgggagggaggtggaggggcaggagacccagcaggggctggtgcaggaagggccagggggaGAGGAGTCCACAGGTTGCAAAGCTGCCTCCAGCGTgccagagggagaaggggaggccgATCGGGCTACTGGCATGCATGGCCAAGGACATATATCAGAGATCCAGAGTACCATGGAGCTGGACAAGAAGCTAGACAAGGAGCTGTCCAAGAAGCCGGCCAAGGGGCTAGACAAGGAGTCGGACAAGGAGCTTGAAAAGGAGTTGGCCAAGGAACCAACCAAGGAGCCCACTGCAGCACCCACCACTGAGGCCACTACGGCGCCCACCACAACACCCCAGCGGTGCCCGCCCAGTGACCCCTGGGGAAGCTGTGGGGACGACTCCAAGGAGGAGAGCCCCAGGGTGGCAACGGCGCTGACTGATTTTGCACTGAAGTTCTATTCGAAATTGGCCAAGGTGGAAGGCACTGGCTCCAACGTGGTCTTCTCGCCCTTCAGCGTGGCCCTGGCGCTCTCGCACCTCTTGCTGGGTAAGGGCAGTGCACACATACACAGCAGTCACACACACAGTCATCGCACATGCAGCTGCAGCTGTTTCTCACACACACCTGTCACATATACACCCATCACACATAGTCAcagctgtcacacacacacacctgtcacaCATACACCCATCACACATAGTCACAGCtgtcacacacccacaccccgtCACAAAGACACCCATCAAACATACCCACAGctgtcacacacacatacctctCACACATACACCCATCACGCATACCCAcagctgtcacacacacacacccctgtcacATATACACCCATCACACATACCCACAGCTGTCACACACACCTGTCACACATACACCCATCATGCATACCCAcagctgtcacacacacacacctgtgacACATACACCCATTACACGTATCCACAgccttcatacacacacacacacatcccatacATACACCTATCACGCATACCACAGCTGTTGCACACACACCAGCCACACATACACCTTCCATGTGTACCAtcatctgtcacacacacacctgtcacaCATACACCCATAACACATACCCACAGatgtcacacacagacacacacacatcataCACATACCTCTCGCACATACCCACAGCTATCTCACACACATCTGTCACGCATACACCCATCACGCATACCCACAGCTGTCACACACACTCCTGTCACACGTACACCcagccttcacacacacacacacacacctctcacaCATACACCCATCATGCATACccacagctcacacacacacacacacacacacatcatacaTATATCTCTCACGCATACCCACAAATGTTGCACACATACCTGTCACACATACACCTATCAcatataccaggggttctcaaactgggggttgggacccctcagggggtcgcgaggttattacatggggggttgcgagctgtcaccctccaccccaaaccctgctttgcctccagcatttataatggtgttaaatatataaaaaagtgtttttaatgcatAAGGGGGGTCGgaatcagaggcttgctgtgtgaaaggggtcaccagtccaaaagtctgagaacccctgacataTACTCACAGCCATCACACACACCTGTCACACATATACCCATCATGCAGACACACAGCTGTCACACACATACCCatcgcatgcacacacacacacacacacacacacatcatacaCACACCCAGCCTGCACATGTACCTGTCACACCTACACCCCCGTTGCGCATGCACACCCACCCAACTGTCACACAAacacccatcacacacacacacccatcacagacacacacaactaTCATACACCCACCCAGAGTGCATACACAcagctgtcacacacacactgcacacacacctGTCATACACATGCACATTGCACATGCACACCCATCATACATGCTCACAAACAGCAACCACAAAAACACCCATCATGTGTAAAGACCCATCGCACACACTCACTCATCAAACACATATAACCATAACACATAAACCCATTGTGCGCACACACAGCCATCACGCACATCCCCATTGTGCACTATCAAACCTATCACACCCACAGCcgtctcacacacatacacacatcgcATGCACACAGCCTTCACACACACTCATTGCACGTGCATCCAGCTGTCAGACACCCATCACACATACCCAGTGAAccatcactcacacacacagtcatCGCACATACAGTCACCAGACATGTCCACACAAACATCACAGGCCCAAATAGCcatcatgcatgcacacacacgcacaaccaTTGCGTGCACACACTACCATCGCATGCACAACCATTGTGCACACAGCCATTGCATGTGCAGACACAACCATTTCACACACGCACAACCACTGTGttcgtgcacacacacacaccgttacACAAATCCAGTCAGCACACACACAGCCatctcacacatacacatacacaaccattgcacacacaaaaccaccacacacacagaggcGGTCACACAACTATCACACACACATTCAACCTCACAAACACAGCCATCGCTCACACCCACCTCTCTCTCACAAACACCCATCACACACCCCTTCACTCACCCCCCACCATCCCCCCATACTCACTCCCAGCTTGACGGGGccatgcccagctctgcctccctcAGGGATGGTGCACCAAGAGCCTTCTCCCATTAGCCATGGGCCAAAGCAACGCCGCTGGGTGGCTGGGATGAGATGGTGTTACCAGTGGTACTGGGAGCCCCTGATGAGAAGGGGAGGCTCAGCCAACCAAGGAAACCCCAGAGGCCAAGCAATCCCATGGGGATGAgtctccagcccagctcccagtGCCACCCACATACAGAATTATCCAAGGCCAGTCCCCCTGCAGGAgtgcccctttccccagccctgtcaATCCTCATCCTCCCATCTGAGAACTTGTTCTTCTCACGCAGGGGCCCGAGGCGAAACCAAAGGGCGGCTGGAGTCCATCCTCTCCTACCCCTCAGATCTCGCCTGCGTCCACGCTCCACTGCAGCGGCTCCTCAAATCCCAGGCCTTGATCTCGGCCTCAGCGCTCTTCCTCCGCCAAGGTGAGTGGGCGTGAGGGCTTCACATCGGCACTCAGGTCAGCAGAGAAATGCCAGTGCTTTGCTCTTCcctctgagaatctcaaagcactttccaactccccctccccagcatgtcTTCAGGGAAGGATATATTGTAATGGCAGGGGTCCCAAGGCAGCACTGTTGCACAGAGCCTTagaagctcttttttttttagcgTGCGAGCAAGTGTTCAGGCTTTGGAGACATGCTGTGTTGCTGTTAGTTTTGTAATGCGGTTTCTTTTTGGGAGGAGCTGTTACAAACAGCAGAAGGctttgctctctgccttaatGTCTGTAACTAGAGTCAATTCTGGGGACAGACTTGCTTCCTGGGAAGTGGGCGTTGGAGTCTGGACTGGGATCTCTGAAAGAAGGGATTAGCCAGAGTGCTCTTTGTGACCACCCCGTTCCAGACAGGTGGAGATAGTGTAAATAAACAAGTTATCCCTTTGCGATTTCCCCTGCAGGGCCCCGACATCTAATGCGGCTCAGAGAGGCTGatcttacagatgaggaaactgaggcaacggGAGGGGCGAGGGGTTGTCTAACTTCCTATGGTCAGGAAGAGGGTTCGCGACGTGGTTAGGGGGTAGGAGTAAGGGGAGGTTGGTGTTGCCCCGGTGGCAGAGGCGAGTTTGAGGGCTTCACAGGGCAGCGGTGGCATTGGATTCCTCATCCCCTCGCCGTCCCGGCTTGCAGGCCTGCACCTGAACGAAGCCTTCCGCAACCAGTCGCTGCACTTCTACAACAGCCGGCCCCAGATGCTCAGCGGCAATGAGACCCAGGACCTGCAACTCATCAACAAGTGGGTGAGACAGATGACCAAGGGCAAGATCAAGAGGCTGCTGAAGGAGCTGGAGCCTGACGTCCAGCTGGTGCTGCTCAACGCTGTCTATTTCCAATGTAAGGGAGGGGCGCATTGCACCGTGCCATGCCCAGGACCCGCTCCCCTGCCCCCTACATCCCCTCCAGAAACCCGAGTCCCTTGGACCTGCCCCCCCAATAGCCGAGTCTCCAGGGACACGCTCCCGCTGCCACTCCTGTTCGACCCACCCCTGCAATCCATGCACCCACTGGGACCGGTCCCCTGAGATAGCCGAGCCCCCAGGGAGCCCACCTGGAGCTCCCTGCCCCGACAGGCTGCCCAGCCCCTCAAGCCCCCTGCCCTCGAGGGACTCCTCTGGGATACCCCTTGTGGCATCCCTGCACTGAGGGTGCTCCCCGGCTACATCTCCCTGTCCTTTCGCCCTCCAGCCAAGTGGAAGACGACCTTTAAAGTGAAGAACACAGTGAATGAGACGTTCTACCGCCCGGGCCAGGCCCCCATCCAGGTGCCCATGATGACCAGCAAGAAGTACCCGCTGGCCTTCTTCAATGACCCCAGCCTGCAGGCCAAGGTGAGCCCCCGTGGGTGCTCTGTGCCACACCCCTCCCCTCTTGGCCCCTGCCTTGCCCACCTTCCAACGGCAACTCCattttcccctccttctcccctctaCTGTCTCCTTGTTTTCCACCCCATCGCACCTCCTCCATAATGTCACGTAGTGATGTCccctatgtagggtgaccagatagcaactgtgaaaaaatgggacagggggtggggaataataggcgcctatataagaaaaagtcccccaaaacgggactgtccctttaaaaatgggacatctggtcaccttaccccTGTACCCCCCCTCTccacactcctctcccctccccacctcccatctCATCCGAGTGAAGCCAGCATC encodes the following:
- the SERPING1 gene encoding plasma protease C1 inhibitor; protein product: MKSWLILVWLVIFAGQDWLNGAEGDKQCPASKVPPQAAGHDSTGGKEANNGTRQEDVICQEGPEQTGEGPEQTGEGPEQTGKGLEQTGEGLEQTGEGPEHTGKGLEQTGNGPEQTGNGPQQTGRGPEQTGEGPQQTGKGPQQTSGKRVEDGREVEGQETQQGLVQEGPGGEESTGCKAASSVPEGEGEADRATGMHGQGHISEIQSTMELDKKLDKELSKKPAKGLDKESDKELEKELAKEPTKEPTAAPTTEATTAPTTTPQRCPPSDPWGSCGDDSKEESPRVATALTDFALKFYSKLAKVEGTGSNVVFSPFSVALALSHLLLGARGETKGRLESILSYPSDLACVHAPLQRLLKSQALISASALFLRQGLHLNEAFRNQSLHFYNSRPQMLSGNETQDLQLINKWVRQMTKGKIKRLLKELEPDVQLVLLNAVYFQSKWKTTFKVKNTVNETFYRPGQAPIQVPMMTSKKYPLAFFNDPSLQAKVGRLQLSHNVSLIVIVPQHVSQMLAEVQQKLTKETFAAVMKKLMGAPFKPTVVSLPKLKLDSSQNLLDILGEMDYGIFYDSNLCGISEAEDLLVTSAQHRAMLELNEEGVEAAAATAFSVARTAWVFDVQQPFLFVLWNDDHSFPIFMGHVNDPRV